The DNA window ACGGCGAACAGCACCCGGGAGACCTCGGCTTCGGGGTCGCCGCAGACGGTGCCGACGGCGTCCCACTGCTCGGCCCGCGAGGGGGGCCACAGAGCGTCCAGCGCGGCGATGACTTCAGAGAGACGGGGCACGGCCCAAGGCTACCGTCCGTGGCGCCCGCCCCATGGCCCGACCGCTCGCGGACCGGCCCGGGGGCGCTCGAGGGGCTTGCGGGTCCCGGTCGTCGAGGGGTGCCGGCCGGCTTCGCACCGGCCGCCCGCCCGGGGCCCGCCGCTCCCGCGCAGCACAATCACGGGCGCGGCCCGCGGGTAACCGCCGCCCGGCCACCCGTATGTGTGAAGCGGGGTTGGTCGTGTTGTTCGGCAGGAAGTGCGATAACTAGCTTCCTCACCGGAGGTGAAGCACGGATGACTGTCTGTGCCATCGAAACGACGCGCACGGCCCCGTTCACGATCGCCGCGGACGGCTCGTACGCCGCCCGGCTCGCCGGGGACGGCGACGCGCTCTACGCGGAGCGCTGGACCTTGGCCGGGCCCGAGGTGTACGCGGTGCCGCTGCCGCTCGCGCAGCCCGAGGAAGCCGACAGCGAGCTGCTGCCGCTGGCCGACGGGCGGGTGCTGATCCACCGCCGGGTGGCGGACCGGCACGCCTTCGCCCTGCTGTACCCGACGGGCGCCGCCGCGGGGCCGCGCACCGGCGAGCTCCAGCTGGGCGGGGTGGAGCGGCAGGACGGCGTACGGGTCAGCCTGCTGCCGCCGTCCCCGGACGGCCGCGGCGCGTTCGCGCTGGCCGCGGGCGAGGGCCGGACCACGGTCTGGCAGGTGGCCTCGGGCGCGTGCGGGCCGCGGCGCGTGGCCGAGGTCCCGGGCCGCTGCTCCGGCGGCGTCTGGCTGGACCGGACCGGCCGGCTGCTGGCCCTGGACCGCGAGCTGGACGGCACCACCAAGGCCGTGGCCGTGGACCTGGAGCGCGGCGGCGAGGTGTCCCCGCTGCTGCAGATCGCGGAGGCCAGCGAGGACCGGCTGCTGCTGGCCGACCCCGACAGCGGGCTGCTGCTGATCCGCTCCGACGCGCCGGGCGAACCGCGCCTGGGCTGGGGGGTGCTGGGCAGCTCCCTGCCGGTCCGCTTCCCGGAGTGCCTGCGCCACCGGGACGCGATCCCGTTCGCGGTGCAGCCGGGGCAGGCGCTGATGCCGGAGACCTGCGGGGTGGCGCTGCGGCTGCCCGAGGGCGACATCGCCCTGTGGCGCCCCGCCGACCGGCACGTCTTCCGGCTCGGGGCGCCCCGGGGCTGGCTGGGCGGTACGGGGCTGTGGAGTGCGCAGGGCCGCCTGCACCTGCCGTACGCGACCCCGGACGTGCCCTGCGGGATCTTCGGGCTGAGCCTGCCGCCCGCCCCTCCCCCGCCGGTCCGCCTCACCCCCGAACCGCCGCAAGCTCCCCGCCCGGTGCCCCTCCAGCAGGCGCCGCTCAGCCGTGCTTGAGGCCCAGCACCTCCGTCGCGGCGAAGGTCTCGTTCGCCGGGCGGGAGTCGTAGTGCGGGGTCAGGACCTCGTCGAGCTCCTCGTAGGAGAAGGCCTCCTTGGTGGTGTCGAACTTCGCGGCCACCTTGGGGCGTTCCATGACGGCCACGATCCCGCCGTGTACGACGAACAGCTGCCCGTTGGCCTTGGCCGCGGCGGGTGAGGCCAGGTAGCCGACCAGCGGGGAGACGTGCTCGGGAGCGAGGGCGTCCAGCTTGCCGTCTTCGGGGACCTGGAAGCCGGCGAAGACGTCCTCGGTCATCCGGGTGCGGGCGCGCGGGCAGATGGCGTTGGCCGTCACCCCGTACTTCGCGAGGGCCAGGGCGGTGGACGTGGTCAGGCCCACGATGCCGCCCTTGGCCGCCGCGTAGTTCGGCTGGCCGGCCGAGCCGCCGAGGAAGGCCTCGGACGAGGTGTTGACGATCCGGCCGTAGACCGGGCCGCCCGCCGCCTTCGAGCGCTCCCGCCAGTGCACGGACGCGAAGTGGGTGGTGTTGAAGTGGCCCTTGAGGTGGACCCGGATCACCGAGTCCCACTCCGCCTCCGACATGGAGAAGACCATCCGGTCGCGCAGGATGCCCGCGTTGTTGACCAGGATGTCGAGCTTGCCGAAGCTCGCGACGGCCAGCTCGACCAGCTCGCGCGCCTGCTCGAAGTCGGCCACGTCGCCCAGGTGCGCGACGGCCTGCCCGCCCGCCGCCCGGATCTGCGCGGCCACCTCCTGCGCCGGGGCGGCCGAGGCCTCCCCGGAGCCGTCCCGGCCGGGCTGCCCGAAGTCGTTGACGACCACGCTCGCGCCGAGCCGCGCGAGTTCGACCGCCTCGGCCCGGCCGAGCCCGCGCCCGGCGCCGGTGACGATGGCGCTGAGCCCCTCAAGTGGCAGTGACATCCGTACGGTTCCCCTCGGAATCGGTGGAACGGGTCAGAGTTCGATGCAGGTGCGCAGGGCCGTGCCGGTGCGCATCTGGTCGAGGGCGTCGTTGATCTCGGCGAGCTGCACCCGGTGGGTGATCAGGCCCGCCAGGTCCACCCGGCCGGCCCGCCACAGCGCGATGGTGCGCTCGTAGGAGCGCAGGACGTCGCCGCCCCCGTACATGGACGGGAGGATCTTCTTCTCGTCGAAGAAGAGGGAGAACATGTCGATCTGGTAGGTGTCGTCCATGGCGCCCGCGCCGACGATGACCACGCTGCCGCCGCGCCGGGTCATCTTGTAGGCGGTCTGCGCGGTGGCGGACTTGCCGACGACCTCGAAGACGTAGTCGAAGCCCTCGCCGCCGGTGATCCGGTTCTTGGCGTCGTCGAAGGCGTCCGGCGCGACCGCCTCGGTGGCTCCGAACCGCAGGGCCGCGGCGCGCCGCGACTCCACCGGGTCGACGGCGATGATCTGCGCGGCGCCCTGGACCTTGGCGCCCTGGATGACGGATATGCCGACGCCGCCGCAGCCGATGACGGCGACCGAGGAACCGGCCTCCACCTTGGCGGTATTGATGGCCGCGCCGAGGCCGGTGGTGACCCCGCAGCCGATGAGCGCGGCGATGTCGAAGGGCACGTCCTCGGGGATCGGCACGGCGCAGGCGGCGTCGACGACGAGCTCCTCGGCGAAGGTGCCGGTGGCGGCGAAGCCGAAGATGTCACCGCCCGCGCGCTTGAAGTTGGGGGTGCCCGCGTTGACCAGGCCGGCCAGGCACAGGTGGCCCTGGCCGCGCTTGCAGGACGGACAGTGGCCGCACGGCGGCAGCCAGCAGACGAGGACCCGGTCGCCGACCTGGTGGCCGGTGACGCCGTCGCCG is part of the Streptomyces subrutilus genome and encodes:
- a CDS encoding 3-oxoacyl-ACP reductase gives rise to the protein MSLPLEGLSAIVTGAGRGLGRAEAVELARLGASVVVNDFGQPGRDGSGEASAAPAQEVAAQIRAAGGQAVAHLGDVADFEQARELVELAVASFGKLDILVNNAGILRDRMVFSMSEAEWDSVIRVHLKGHFNTTHFASVHWRERSKAAGGPVYGRIVNTSSEAFLGGSAGQPNYAAAKGGIVGLTTSTALALAKYGVTANAICPRARTRMTEDVFAGFQVPEDGKLDALAPEHVSPLVGYLASPAAAKANGQLFVVHGGIVAVMERPKVAAKFDTTKEAFSYEELDEVLTPHYDSRPANETFAATEVLGLKHG
- a CDS encoding Zn-dependent alcohol dehydrogenase; this encodes MRAALQSEIGQDKLEVVDDMEAVGLGPGKVKIRIKATGLCHSDLSAMSGILPQPAPFIPGHEGSGVISDVGDGVTGHQVGDRVLVCWLPPCGHCPSCKRGQGHLCLAGLVNAGTPNFKRAGGDIFGFAATGTFAEELVVDAACAVPIPEDVPFDIAALIGCGVTTGLGAAINTAKVEAGSSVAVIGCGGVGISVIQGAKVQGAAQIIAVDPVESRRAAALRFGATEAVAPDAFDDAKNRITGGEGFDYVFEVVGKSATAQTAYKMTRRGGSVVIVGAGAMDDTYQIDMFSLFFDEKKILPSMYGGGDVLRSYERTIALWRAGRVDLAGLITHRVQLAEINDALDQMRTGTALRTCIEL